From the genome of Brassica oleracea var. oleracea cultivar TO1000 chromosome C4, BOL, whole genome shotgun sequence:
AGGTCCAATAGTGTTATCTGATATGGAGTCCTTAGGAATTTTTTTTTTTTTTTTGAATCTTTGAAATTTAAAATTATTAAATATTAAATTAAAATTTTTTATTTATTGAATGACTAAATGTAAACATACAATAACTAAACATCTTCATCAAATATTAAAATCCAGTCCGTGTAACGATTTATAACTCAATCTCGAACCTTAATAACGACGAAAACAACAAAGAAACGACTCGAGATGAACAAAATAGCAAACCCAGACGAAAACCCTAATTCGATAAAATCCTCAACTCGATTTGAGACCCAAAATCGATTTAACCCTCGATAGAACCCTAAAACCAGATGAAATCAACATGCAACAACTCCAAATGCAAAAAAAAAAGTGAAAGCTCTGATTTACCTTCACCCTTCTCCAGTCGCCGAATCGCCTTTGATATCGCGAGACCTCTTTTTTCGTGATGCAAATGATTTTTTTTTCCCCACGCGAAACACATCCCTCCGCTAGCCTATCACGTGATGCCACACACTTAAGGATTAATCCTTAAACCTCCTTGCCTAAGGACTCTTTCTTAGCTAAAGTAAAACTAAAACGATTATTATACTAACATTTGCCTAAGATTTAGCGCTAAGATAAACACTATATCGACCGTTGCGGATGGTCTAAGGATGATAACTTTTTGAAAATTATTTATCTTATTTTTGTGACATAATTGAAGAATATTTTAATTTCCATATTAACCTATATTAGTTTTCTATATAATTGTGATTTCGTGTTATCGAATTTTATCATTAATGTGTGTCATTATCTTACCAAAATTTATCATGTGATTACAACAATATATTTGGAACATTCTAAACAATATAGTAAAGAGTATGATCGGTACGCGCTACGCGCGGAATATACTTTATTTGTGATATACTCCCTCGGTTTCACAAAGATAGATTTTTTAATATTTTTCACACATATTAAGAAAATACATACATTAAACAACCATAATAAATGTATCATTTTCTGTAATTTTCAGTAACTTTTAACCAATAGTAATTCAATAAAGTTAATTAATTTTCTAGGAGTTTGCAATTTTTTCATAGAAACACACAAAAAATACATTTTTGGGAAACAAACTTTTTTTCTAAAAAGTCTATCTTAATGAAACGGATGGAGTATGTAACTATGTAATTGTATTTTTTTCCTTTGCGTATATTTTATGTAAGTTTTTTCAAGAGAAGTGTATAATAACGTTTATGATTTTTGAGAATGTTAGGGTGTAGAGAGATTATATATTTTAAAATTAATTATGTTTGATTTCGATGTTTGTGTCTATATTAATTGGTTGTGGTGTATAACATATTATAGTGGGCAGATGAGATGTCATTGGTGTGTTTTGTTGTTATTTTGTGATAATTCTGAATCCATAATTGGTCGGTTAATTGTGATTTGTTATATTTTGGTCTCTTCAGAATGGGTTTTTGGTTTTCAAGATTATCATTTGTATGAATAGATTGGACTCAACATGAATGTATTACGTTACGTTTATGTTAGGCAAATATGATATTCAAAATATGAGTAGGATAGTGAAAGTGTAAATTTAATTATTTTTACTATACATTAAAATGTTTTATTGTAAGTTAACATTAAATATATAGTTATAAAATTATATTTCAAATATTTCAATTCGTTTAAGGTCGTTGCCTAGTTGAGTTGAAAAGAAGATACATTTGATGCATAACTAATCTAGGACTTTTCAAACTCAGTATATTTGTTTACTATTATGTTGTTTACTATTATCTAAATAGTTTAGTTTTACTTTTTTACCTTTTTATTAGTTTCTTAATTTTTACAGTGTATATTTTGTAGTTTTTTTAAATGAATAATATTATTTTTTCTGTTTTTGTTCAATTTAGCCAATTTTGATATTTAAAATAAGGTTATATTTTATGGAACCTAATATACTCAACTAACAATAAAAATGACTAAGATAGATATATTCTAATACTTTCTTTAATTGATTTTTTTAAAAAAAAATCTTTTTAAATTTAGTTGTTTTGTATGAAATTATGGTGTCACGATAATGTTTTAATTCTTTACTTAATAGGTAAACTATTTTGAAATATATATAAAATTTTACGTGTAAATTCCAAGAAAAACTTTATATTTAACATATTTTCAAACGATCATTTATATAATTATAATCAATACTTTTTAGTGTTTATAATATGGTTTGCATATTTATTTATGTTTTATGTTTACTAAATCATATATTAAGCTATGTGACTGATCTTCTTTCTATATATAATAATATTGGATACTTATGAATTTTATTATGATACTCTTTTCGTACATATCATAAACGAATGTAAAGAAGTATCACATACAATAGTAACTATTTTTCTATTCTTAGAGTTACAACTCAAAAACGTTACTAAGATGAATCACACACATTCTGTTCCAATATTTGATCAAGTTTGATAATCAGTTAACAGCTTTTCTGATGGTATTTTATCAACATCCATCATAGTAATTCATAGAATCATAGAATTTTATAGTTAACAAACGCAAGTTGCATTTCTAATTAAAAAAAAGAAGAAGCAATGAAAACATTGAATGCTATGAGATAAGTAAAGCAGAACAACTAAAAATTAAAAACACTGAAATGGAAGTGGCGTTAGTGGTCACAATATCGTTCATTGTAATTTCTGCAAGATAACCCATATGATTTAAGAAAAAATTACGTCTAGACATACTTTTTCATTGTCAACTTACATCTAGACATACTTTGAGCATGTGTCATACTTTCTCTTGACAAAATCCCTAAGAGCCCTTTCAATTTTAACTAATTGGAAACGTGGGTTAAGGTTACTCAATCAATAGCCTTTCACATCTCTATTCTATTTTCTCTCTGCATTTCTTCTCTCCCACATATCTCCTTCGTCAAACCCCAGATCTCGTTTTCAAATTACAAAATCTATCATTTTTTTTTCTTTTTCTCCTTCTTTTTTCATTTTTCATTTTTCATTTTTTATCTTTCATGCATTCTTGTTTTTGCTCCTCTTTCCTTTTCTCCTTTTCTCTCTTTTTTTTCTAACTCAGATTTGTGAATTTTTCAAAACAACATTATCATCTCCATTCTTTGTGCACGATTACCGTCATCACCGCAACTTCTTTCATCGCCATTGCCACAACTCTTCTTGCGGCCGCCGCCGCACTTGCAGAACCACCACTGCAATTCTTTCCCCACCGTTTTTGAGAAAGCCCCGAACACATGAACACAGACTTTGACCACATGAACAATAATCATGACCACATGAACACTGACTGTAACTCTGACCCCGAATCTGATCATATGAACACTGACCCTAACCATCCTTTCTCTTCTAGAAAACCATGATTATGTGGTTTCCAACTGTAACCACCAGCTAAACGAAACCCCTAACCACGAAAGAGAAACCAACCTTTCACTATAACCCTAACCAAAAATATTTGTTCTTATTAACCACATCAATTCTAAATAGGCAAAATTTGCGCCTGACCACCCATTTCTGACTACAAAACCCAACACTCAGATCAAAGTCATTCACTATTAATCCAACAATGTTTAGTAAATCTCAAACATCCATAAACCTACGTAATATTAGTTACAAAGGAAGTTGCTTAACTCCTTTAGACTTAAGAAAGCTTGTCCACCACAAGGGTTTTTTGGGGAGTGAAAGAGTTAAAGCAAGGGAAAAATTACACCTCATTCACAAAGTAGGTGAACATGCAAAAAAACAATAGAAAAGTACGTTAAAACGTAAACGTCTCATGATTTAAACCATCGCTTGGACACATCTTTTGTAATAAATCAATAGATGGAATCATTACATTGAATTAATACGGGACTGGTACTTTGCCATCTTTGGCTTATGCATCTTGTTTCAGTCTACACTGCTCTTCCCTCTTCTCCAGCTCATTAGTTTTCTCTTTAATGTTCTCCCTTGCTTCAAGTTTCTCTTTCCTAACTTGAAGGCTGAAGCTCTCTCTTTTGCTTCACATTTCTTTGCCAGTGAGTCTTCACGCAGTTTTTGTTGCTCTAAGTTGAGAAACAACTTCTTTGGTATGCATCTCAATAACCAATGTCAACAATTGTGCTTCCAAAGACTGCTTCATATCAGAATCTTTTCTTTTTCCTGCAGTTCAAGGTATTGTTTCCTTACATATTCCACCATCAACTCCTTCATCTCTTTTTATTCTTTCCACTGAAGCGAGAAGTGTAGAATCCCAGAAGCGGTCTCTGTCACCTTACTTAGGAACGGTCTATTAAATCCTCATCCAACTTAACTCTAAGTTCAGTCCCATCAAACAAAAACAGTAAGGAACTAAGAAATCAAGAGAGACCAAACACATTCCTCTATGGCCCTAAAAGTAAGAGACTTACTGATGGTATGGATCTTCGGTAAGCAACGGCACTTGAGCCTGCTCCGTGGTAATTCATGGGGTGATGACTCCGGTTCCATGGTGATATAGATACATTGTTCTCTGTTAAAACTAAATAAAATTAATGAAAAGTTTAAGACTGTGAATAAGAAAGAAGAAGAAGTGATAAGGTCTGATGAAAAAAAGAGCTTCCTACATTGATCATAAGAATCTTTCTTCATATGTGCAAAAGTTCGGGCAAAATGTGTATGTACTTGAATTTAAAAAGTATTATAGAACGTTAATTTGCCCATTTCTTCAATAATGAAATAAAAATCTACACTAACATCGGAAAGAAAAACGTCTAAAATGGAGTAAAACTCCAAAATAGACGCTAATGATGGTAAGTTGCTATATTGTAGGTGTTCGAATCTCTCATTGGTATCAAACCAATTCATTCTCACAGCCAGCTTGCCTCTTTCTGTTCTAGCCACGTAACCAATACATACACAATCTATGAGACATCACAATCCATTAAGTCTGTTGGCTGTAGAATCTCTCATTGGTAAGAAAATGGCTTATCAATGAATAAGCAAGGGAAATGGAGACACATTTTGACAAACTCAAACTTCGATGAACTATATAATATGCGGGAAATGTCTTGTAAGAGTCATAAACAAAACAGAAACGCATCCTCTATCCCGCACACAATCAAGTGAAAACACATAACTCTCTACGTACAATCAGTGTAACTAAGTCGTTCCAGTTTCCTTAGATTCAGCTTGTCCACTTTATGAAGAGATACAATATGACTATTGTTGCGATCATACCAGCGTACTTGATACATGTGTCAACACGATTGTGCCTCTCGATGAGCCTGAGCACAGAGTTGGAGAGCCCTACTGTGTTCAGAACATCCAAAGCTTTACGTTATGCCCCCTGAATATATAGCTGTCAAATGGTCCGTCCATGGTCCAAATGGACATGACCAGTTGGACCATTTCAGTTTTGGGCACTAATGGGTGGTCCATATTGGACAATGGTCCAAACAAATGTCCAAGACCAATAGAGACCATGTCCAAATGGACATACCCATGGACACCCAATAAAATTTATAATTATTTTTTAATTATTAGTCTAGATCTTATTTCTAAAATTTTGAATTATGTTTACTTTCCAAAATTATAAAAGTATTTTTTTTCTTGTCAAAACTGTAAAACTATGTTTTCCTTTCAAAATCGAGAAATTTCATTTTTCCGTCGAAACCGAGAAATTACGTTTTTCCGCAAAAACCGAAAATTGCGTTTTCCCGCCAAAACCGAGAAATTACGCTTTTCCACCGAAACCGAGAAATAGTGTTTTCCNNNNNNNNNNNNNNNNNNNNNNNNNNNNNNNNNNNNNNNNNNNNNNNNNNNNNNNNNNNNNNNNNNNNNNNNNNNNNNNNNNNNNNNNNNNNNNNNNNNNNNNNNNNNNNNNNNNNNNNNNNNNNNNNNNNNNNNNNNNNNNNNNNNNNNNNNNNNNNNNNNNNNNNNNNNNNNNNNNNNNNNNNNNNNNNNNNNNNNNNNNNNNNNNNNNNNNNNNNNNNNNNNNNNNNNNNNNNNNNNNNNNNNNNNNNNNNNNNNNNNNNNNNNNNNNNNNNNNNNNNNNNNNNNNNNNNNNNNNNNNNNNNNNNNNNNNNNNNNNNNNNNNNNNNNNNNNNNNNNNNNNNNNNNNNNNNNNNNNNNNAACCGAGAAATTGCGTTTTCCCGCCAAAACTGAGAAATTGTGTTTTCCCGCCAAAACCGTGAAATTGCGTTTTCCTGCTGAAACCGAGAAATTGCGTTTTCCCACCAAAATCGAGAAATTGCGTTTTCCCACCGAAACCGAGAAATTGTGTTTTCCCGTGGAAACCGAGAAATTGCGTTTTCCCGCAAAAAACCGAGAAATTGCGTTTTCCCGCCAAAACAGAGAAATTGTGTTTTCCCGCCAAAACCGAGAAATTGCATTTTCCCATCAAACTAATGAAATACATTTTTCCGTCAAAATTGTGAAATTATGTTTCCCGTCAAAATCGTGAATTTTTTATTTTAACGATAAAACTATTGTTTTGGGTTAAATTGCAAAGTCATGTTTTCTTTTGTTAAATTCATAAACATGTTTTAGGAAGCCCATGGACACCCATTGTGTATTTGGTCTTCGCCCAATTGGACCATGTACCAATTGGTCTTTTGTCCAGTTGGACCATTTATTAATTGGGCACGTCCATATCCCGCCCAAAATGAATTGGACTGAATTGGACTGGGCTAGCCCATGGTCAGCCCGCCCAATTGACACCTCTACCTGTATATTCCAAACGGAAAACCCCAATGTCAAAATGATGACTTGTTCCCATATATATTATTAAGCTTTTGGTTGAAACTTGAAAGAGTTACCTTCAAAGTTCAAACGATCCCTTTGTTCAGCATATTTGGCGAGGATGGCAACTCCACTCGAAAACGAATCATCTAGCAATCTCTTTGAGCCTTAGAGTTCATCGCTTGAGCCTCATCATCAAATATCTGCAAGATGTGTGCTCCTTCCCCACTCCTCTGTTTAACAAATCTGCTCTCTCTCTCTCTCTAGCTTCCGTCATCTTCCTCTGATTCCTCCACATGTATTTCTCCAGACTTTTGTTCAAATACTCAGCTTCTTCACAACTTGTTCAGTTTTCCTGCGAATTTGCTTGTGATTTCAACACATATTGACAGAGTCACAGAGAATAGAAGAATCTAATGAAACTAACTCTAACGTTTAAGCTATACTTAAAAGATTCAGAAACTAATCAGCCAATTGAATTAGGATTGCCTAATTTGAATGATCTAGTCATCTCAGATTACCAATGTCTAATTCGTAAATGCAAAGTCCTCGATATAAGATTCTCCGGTAATTTAGGAGATTCATTTCTTGTAAATAGACGAATTTTGAAATCACGGATTGGTCACCTTCTCAAGAGATCGCGCTGAGATTTAACGGAGATTGAGCGCCATAACCATCCATGCTGGCACATAGAGATTGGACCTCAGTAATGTCACGTTTCACGGAGGAGGTGAGATCCGAAGAATCCATAAGAGCAGCGGATTCGAACCTCTCCAACCTCTCGATCCCGTCGCGAGCTCTGAGGAGAATCCTTTTCGCACTAATGTATAACTCCGATAAGGATCCGCCTCTTCCAACTGCAGGACCCAAACGACGCAAATCGAAACTTCCAAACGGATTGATCACGTCGAATGCACCAACACTATCACTCAACTGGCGGAGAACACATTGTGCCCAAAACCCTAAATTTCGTTCTGACTCGGGTAGAAGGGATCAGAGTTGCTCGCTATTGGGCTGGGTTCCTCAAGCAAAGGCTGAAGCACACACATAGAAAAGCCCATAAAAGTCGCTGATTTAATGAAACGCTTTGAAAGATGGGACACGTGTCGCTCTGGAAAGCATCTGATGACGTGGGGGCGGAAAGAGAAGAGAGTGAAAGTTTTCTTTGTATAATAAGATTAGATTAAGATCTGCGCCTTGCGCACCATGAACATTGTATATTTAAATTAATTTTATATATTATATGTTCAGTTTTATATTATAAAATAATATATATACATATATATATATTGGATTTATAAAAAGTCAATAACTATTACTTATATAATTCAATTGGTGCGAATACGTAAAATTTGTTTTTAATCCAAACAATTACCTTTTATATTTTATATTGTATATAATTAAATTTAAATAATATATACATATATACATATATACATAGATACATAGTATATTTTTAATCTTGATATATGTTAAATAATCTATTTTATTCATTTGGTTTTTTGATGATTTGTATATTTTTATAATAAAAACTTTAAAATCATTGATAACAAAATTTTCATTGTGCGATGTTTAAAAGTTTTGGTAATTTATAATCTTAAGAAACATTGAATGAAAATTTTAAAATTTAAATATTAAGTTGTCAGCATTTGTTCAGAGCTTCTACCAAAAAAAATGTTTAAAGTAAATTTCAAAACTAAAATATTTATGTATTTTTAATGGTAACGATCAGACGGTTGGATTGAACGTTATGATTTTTTTTTAATCTTGATATTTATTAAATGAGACTTCCTAATTATATGATTTTGCAATTATTTTTTGTCATAAAAAAATTAAACCATGGATCATAAAATTTTAATGTGAGACTTTAAAAGAAATTTAAAATATAATATATAATAAAAATCTAAAGTTTTATTATATGTTTAATGTGATTTTTTAATTTATTTTAATAACTTAAAGTTAAACAAAAAGGATAGAGGGTGCATTAATTTGTATCAAATCTTTATTATTTGAAATCATTAATTGTCATATATACTTTACCAACATTAGGAAATTCTGTAATTTCTATTTAATGAAAGAATTAAAAACATTAATAATTAATTTATGGTTAGTTTAATAAAAAATTTATTATATATTTAGATGGACCAACATATCTCTCTAAGGATTCTAAGAATCATTGTGGTGATGACACATGACTACCTCATAAGTTGTAATGCTCCTCTTTTAATATATAGGGGATTGGCAATTCTCCTAAATATATTATTTTCAAGTTTTGGTCACAAAAATAGATCACAGAAGAGTCGGGTGTTTTGGCTGAGGGAATGGGACAGAAATACGAAATTTTTTCATGCCTTAACGAAGCAAAGAAGAGCAAGAAATAAAATCACACAGCTCCTAGATGCGAATGAAAACATAGTTGAGGATGAAGAAGGATTAGTAGCCATTGCTACTAGTTATTTTAGATAGATCTTTGAGTCATCGAATCCAGAGGATATTGAAGACGCACTTTCTCAAGTTCCAGCGTCGATCACTGGTGCTATGAATGATAACCTTACAGCTCCGGTCTCCGAATGGGAGATCAAACTGGCGCTCTTTGCTATGCATCCGGAAAAGGCCCCAGGTTTAGATGGGATGACTGCACTTTTCTATCAGAAATTCTGGGATATAGTAAAGGAGGATTTGACTCTTATGATCAATAAATTCCTTTTCGAGGGGACAGTGGCGACTGGACTGAATGATACAAATATATGTCTCATCCCGAAGATAACGAGGCCTAATGATATGGCTCAGTTTAGACCCATTAGCTTATGTAATGTTAGTTACAAGATAATCTCTAAGGTCTTATGCCAGAGATTAAAGAGAGTGCTACTAGGATTGATATCGGAGACTTAGTCAGCTTTTGTTGCTGGGAGACAGATCTCTGACAACATTATGATTGCTCAGGACATGTTCCACGCTTTCAGAACTAAACCTAGTGGACGCAGTAAGAGGATGGCCATCATCAAGATAGACATGAGCAAGGCATATGACAGGATGGAATGGTCCTTTATTGAAGCTGTCAAGATGGGGTTCTCAGAGACATGGTTCACCTGGATAATGCGGTGTATTACGTCGGTGAAATATAAGGTCCTTATGAATGAAGAGCCAAGAGGAAATATTGTTCCAGGTAGAGGTTTACGTCAAGGAGATCCTTTGTCTCCTTTCATTTTTATTCTATGCACGGAAGCGCTCGTTAGCCTTCTTAATCAAGCAGATATCCAAGGGAAGATAACAGGGATGCGCGTGTCCGTCGGTATCCCACCTTCTCTTTGCTGATGATAGCCTTTTCTTCTGTAAGGCGGAGCCCCATGAATGTGAAGAAGTAATGAAAGTAGTCAGGAAATATGGCAAAGCATCTGGACAATGTATTAACTTTGATAAATCGTCCTTACTCTTTGGTAAGCGGATTAATGCGACTACTAGACAAGAGCTTAAAGATGTGCTTGGAATACAGAACGAGGGAGGAATGGGAACCTATCTTGGTATCCCAGAAGACATAAGTGGTTCCAAGTGCAAACTTTTTGCATTTCTAAAGGATAAGTTGATGCATAGAGTGAATGGATGGACATGCAGATGGCTCTCGAAAGGTGGGAAGGAAGTGCTGATAAAATCCATTTTACTCGCTCTACCGACATACGTGATGTCTACTTTCCTGCTCCCATTGGAGATATGTGAAAACCTTACCAGTGCCATTGCACAATTCTGGTGGAGTTCAAATCCACCAAAAAGAGGAATACACTGGCAAAATGGGAAAAAGTTTGCTTACCAAGAGAGGAGGGTGGGATCGGTTTCCGGATGATCCATGAGTTCAACATGGCGCTATTGGCAAAACAACTATGGAGGCTAGTTCAATTCCCGGACTCTTTGGTTGCACGGGTCTTGAGAGGAAGGTACTATAGATTGAGTTCTCCACTAAGAGCGAACACTGTTACCAGCCCATCCTATGTGTGGACAAGCATTTCTGCAGCAAGGAAGTTGTTATTACTCGGGATTAGACAGAAGATACATTCAGGGTATGAAGTCAAGGTGTGGGAGGACCCGTGGGTTCCAACGACCCCTGCGAGACCAGCTATCCCCATAGCGCCAGTTATGCACCCGAATATGAGAGTCATCGATATTATTAACCAGGTATCGAAGGAATGGGACATTGGTCTATTGGAGAATTATGTCAGTCTTGAGGACATACCTCTCATAAGGAGTTTAGCT
Proteins encoded in this window:
- the LOC106338352 gene encoding uncharacterized protein LOC106338352, producing MNDNLTAPVSEWEIKLALFAMHPEKAPGLDGMTALFYQKFWDIVKEDLTLMINKFLFEGTVATGLNDTNICLIPKITRPNDMAQFRPISLCNVSYKIISKDMFHAFRTKPSGRSKRMAIIKIDMSKAYDRMEWSFIEAVKMGFSETWFTWIMRCITSVKYKRINATTRQELKDVLGIQNEGGMGTYLGIPEDISGSKCKLFAFLKDKLMHRVNGWTCRWLSKGGKEVLIKSILLALPTYRNTLAKWEKVCLPREEGGIGFRMIHEFNMALLAKQLWRLVQFPDSLVARVLRGRYYRLSSPLRANTVTSPSYVWTSISAARKLLLLGIRQKIHSGYEVKVWEDPWVPTTPARPAIPIAPVMHPNMRVIDIINQVSKEWDIGLLENYVSLEDIPLIRSLAAGTTQEMANTRLNLDIGSLRMY